The Nitrosospira lacus genome window below encodes:
- a CDS encoding TetR/AcrR family transcriptional regulator produces the protein MHIKNHFAELGRRERKRLQLLDNLADTAWALFESEGFAVVTMERIADVADVAKGTLYKHFSAKEALLCHRFHRELEKAWPEVLADITSLPSFEGQLRAFLERSAAWSQSHRAFLLPYVQFRLSEPRRRDDDSRSGLDCIFGYFIAQGQASEEFCAACEPAILAVYLEFLYLAALLRWLLHEDLSLTEEFSRMLDLFLFGLRPRP, from the coding sequence ATGCATATTAAGAACCATTTCGCTGAGCTCGGCCGCCGCGAGCGTAAGCGCCTGCAGTTACTCGATAACTTGGCGGATACGGCTTGGGCATTGTTTGAAAGCGAGGGTTTCGCGGTGGTGACCATGGAGCGCATTGCCGACGTGGCCGATGTCGCCAAGGGGACACTGTACAAGCATTTCTCGGCCAAGGAAGCCTTACTGTGCCACCGCTTCCATCGCGAACTGGAAAAGGCATGGCCCGAAGTTTTGGCTGACATTACTTCCTTGCCGAGTTTCGAGGGTCAATTACGGGCTTTTCTGGAACGCAGCGCCGCATGGTCCCAATCGCATCGTGCCTTCCTGCTGCCTTACGTACAGTTCCGGCTGAGCGAGCCCCGCCGGCGGGATGATGATTCCCGTAGCGGTCTAGATTGCATTTTCGGCTATTTTATCGCGCAAGGACAGGCAAGCGAAGAGTTCTGCGCAGCGTGTGAGCCAGCCATCCTGGCGGTCTACCTGGAATTTCTTTATTTGGCGGCGCTGCTGCGCTGGTTGCTGCATGAGGATCTGTCATTGACTGAGGAATTTTCCCGGATGCTTGATCTCTTTCTGTTTGGACTCAGGCCACGGCCATAA
- a CDS encoding c-type cytochrome has translation MKQPVGGRRELVMLSLVLKVLRYAFHGLFASALSLAPAFAQSPITIEFKGGDQAVKALSLKDLAALTPAVSLKVFEVHENAERIYRAFPVRPVLDKVFGNEWKKAQEIVFTSIDGYQPSVPVAKFLAHDAYFAFAHENGRPFTMTNTLQNNEIVQLGPLYLIWDNINSKELLESGASDMPYQIKSIEIKSIAPFPNMAPPANASAEVQRGFTHFRKHCMACHTINGEGGGKAVELNYPVSVVEYIKPEYLKRWIENPQTIRYNTTMPGLAREIPNRGKVAEELILYLKVMSIAKRAPAKSSENISEQPESRFR, from the coding sequence ATGAAACAACCTGTTGGTGGCCGCCGTGAACTGGTCATGCTATCCCTGGTCCTCAAAGTTTTGCGATATGCTTTCCATGGCCTGTTCGCCAGTGCTTTATCTCTTGCGCCAGCATTTGCACAAAGCCCAATTACCATCGAGTTCAAAGGCGGGGATCAGGCTGTCAAGGCACTCTCTTTGAAAGACCTTGCGGCCCTTACGCCAGCGGTCTCGCTCAAGGTTTTTGAAGTACACGAAAATGCGGAACGCATTTATCGTGCTTTCCCGGTCCGGCCTGTATTGGATAAGGTATTCGGCAACGAGTGGAAAAAAGCGCAGGAGATCGTATTCACTTCCATCGACGGGTATCAGCCAAGCGTGCCTGTCGCCAAGTTCCTCGCCCATGACGCCTATTTTGCCTTCGCGCATGAAAACGGCAGACCATTCACGATGACCAACACGCTCCAGAACAACGAAATCGTGCAACTCGGACCGTTGTACCTGATCTGGGACAATATCAACTCAAAAGAACTGCTTGAATCCGGCGCCTCGGACATGCCCTACCAGATCAAGAGCATCGAGATTAAGTCCATTGCTCCGTTTCCCAATATGGCTCCCCCGGCAAATGCCTCCGCGGAAGTTCAGCGCGGGTTCACGCATTTTCGCAAGCACTGCATGGCATGCCATACAATCAATGGCGAGGGGGGTGGCAAGGCGGTGGAACTCAACTATCCGGTCAGCGTGGTCGAATACATCAAGCCTGAATACCTGAAGCGCTGGATCGAGAATCCCCAAACCATCCGGTACAACACGACGATGCCGGGACTTGCGAGGGAGATCCCCAACCGGGGAAAGGTCGCGGAAGAACTGATCCTGTATCTCAAGGTAATGAGTATTGCAAAGCGCGCCCCGGCAAAATCGTCTGAAAATATTTCTGAGCAGCCGGAATCCAGATTTCGATAA